The genomic window TGCTAGATGATTATTTGATTGGATCAGTAGATAGAATATCTCCAGAGGCACCAGTACCAGTAGTATCAATAAAAAAAGAGAGATTTGTGCTAGGTGGAGCAGCAAATGTAGTTAACAACTTATCCACGTTAGGAGCAAAAGCTGTTTGTTTTGGTGTTATTGGTGAGGATTTTGATGGTGAAAGATTAGTTAGAGAATTAGAAGCAAAGTCAATAGAAACATCAGGAATTGTAAAAACTAATGATAGACCAACAATAGTAAAAAGAAGAATAATAAGTGGTACACAGCAGCTATTAAGATTGGATTGGGAAGATGCTAGAGCAATTCCTGAAAATTTGGAAAATAACTTATTAGAACAAATAGAAAAAAGAATAGATGGATTAGATGCAATAATTTTATCAGATTATGATAAAGGAGTTTTAACTCCAAGAGTTGTAAAAAAAATAATAACGCTATGTAGAGAAAAAGGGATAATTGTAACGGTAGATCCAAAACCTAAAAATGCACTTAACTATATCGGGGCTACATCAATGACTCCAAATAGAAAGGAAGCTGTTGAGTGTCTAGGAAAAAAGAGTTTTGATAATATGCTTGCAATAGGAAAAGAGCTTAAAGAAAAATTACAATTAGACAACTTATTATTAACAAGAAGTGAAGAAGGAATGAGTCTTTTCCATGAAGAGAATGTAATAAATATTCCAACATATGCAAAAGAAGTTTTTGATGTAACAGGAGCAGGAGATACAGTAATATCTGTATTTACTTTAGCATGTGCAGCGGGAGTAACACTTCATGAAGCAGCAAAGATTGCAAATACAGCAGCGGGAGTTGTTGTAGGAAAAATGGGAACATCAACAGTTACAAAAGAAGAGATTTTAGATTTTTACAATAGAATCTATAATGAGTGGAAATAGGTGAAAGTTATGCTAAGAATTGGAAATGGGTATGATGTTCATAGATTAGTAGAAGGTAGAAGATTGGTTTTAGGTGGGGTAGAGATACCTCACCTAAAAGGTGTATTGGGTCACTCTGATGGAGATGTTTTAATACATGTAATAATGGATGGATTGTTAGGTGCTTTAGCATTAGGAGATATCGGTCAACATTTTCCTGATACTTCAAATGAGTATAAAGATATTGATAGTATGATTTTATTAGAAAGAGTCTTTCAGATAGTAAAAAGCAAAGGTTATGCTATTGTAAATTTAGATTGTATAATTGTTGCTCAAAAACCTAAATTAAAACCATATTTAGATTTAATGAGAGAAAGAGTTGCTTT from Cetobacterium sp. ZOR0034 includes these protein-coding regions:
- the rfaE1 gene encoding D-glycero-beta-D-manno-heptose-7-phosphate kinase, with protein sequence MEKSRLEEILNSFQNLKVAVVGDMMLDDYLIGSVDRISPEAPVPVVSIKKERFVLGGAANVVNNLSTLGAKAVCFGVIGEDFDGERLVRELEAKSIETSGIVKTNDRPTIVKRRIISGTQQLLRLDWEDARAIPENLENNLLEQIEKRIDGLDAIILSDYDKGVLTPRVVKKIITLCREKGIIVTVDPKPKNALNYIGATSMTPNRKEAVECLGKKSFDNMLAIGKELKEKLQLDNLLLTRSEEGMSLFHEENVINIPTYAKEVFDVTGAGDTVISVFTLACAAGVTLHEAAKIANTAAGVVVGKMGTSTVTKEEILDFYNRIYNEWK
- the ispF gene encoding 2-C-methyl-D-erythritol 2,4-cyclodiphosphate synthase; amino-acid sequence: MLRIGNGYDVHRLVEGRRLVLGGVEIPHLKGVLGHSDGDVLIHVIMDGLLGALALGDIGQHFPDTSNEYKDIDSMILLERVFQIVKSKGYAIVNLDCIIVAQKPKLKPYLDLMRERVALVLETDISNVSIKATTEEKLGFTGNEDGIKSYCVVLLQKNKI